A section of the Melopsittacus undulatus isolate bMelUnd1 chromosome 3, bMelUnd1.mat.Z, whole genome shotgun sequence genome encodes:
- the GDF7 gene encoding growth/differentiation factor 7, with amino-acid sequence MRLRAAAALCLCLLGACRLRSGLEAAAVRGPSAAAPQRPSAAAPSSASSSSSSTAASPFSSQPRRDGALRNGTVVPHHYMMALYQRLAARRVPGRRADTVTGFAERTRSDASPATLEQRYLFDISSLPDTEEVTGAELRILRTLPENLSLALSPEGTFHHLLLSTCPSQDGEEPRLLDSRAADTVDAGFSRWEVFDVWEALRDWRERSLSGKLRCFLLRIVSDQSGRLLSPRQLGFSKPQPQPHERALLVAFSRTQRKENLFKEIRDKIKSLGSPLFLEPLDPVQEAFPKRRKRRTTIATRTGGRGHGKKAKTRCSRKPLHVNFKELGWDDWIIAPLDYEAYHCEGVCDFPLRSHLEPTNHAIIQTLMNSMDPESTPPSCCVPSKLSPISILYIDSGNNVVYKQYEDMVVETCGCR; translated from the exons ATGCGCctccgcgccgccgccgccctctgcctctgcctgctGGGCGCCTGCCGCCTCCGCAGCGGGCTGGAGGCCGCCGCTGTGCGCGGACCGTCGGCGGCCGCTCCCCAGCGACCCTCTGCAGCCGCGCCTTcctccgcctcctcctcctcctcctccaccgccgcctcccccttctcctcccagccGCGGAGGGACGGAGCTCTCCGCAACGGCACCGTGGTTCCGCACCACTACATGATGGCCCTCTACCAGCGTCTGGCCGCCCGCCGCGTCCCCGGCCGCCGCGCCGACACGGTGACGGGCTTCGCGGAGCGGACGCGCAGCG ATGCCTCCCCAGCAACCCTCGAGCAGCGGTACCTCTTCGACATCTCCAGCTTGCCCGACACAGAGGAGGTGACGGGTGCGGAGCTGCGGATCCTGCGCACCCTCCCCGAAAACCTGAGCTTGGCCCTGTCCCCCGAAGGCACGttccaccacctcctcctctccacctGCCCGAGCCAAGACGGTGAGGAGCCCCGGCTGCTGGACTCCAGGGCTGCAGACACTGTGGACGCGGGCTTCTCCAGATGGGAGGTGTTTGATGTCTGGGAAGCCCTGCGGGATTGGAGGGAGAGGTCTCTCTCGGGCAAGCTGCGGTGCTTCCTGCTGAGGATCGTTTCGGATCAGTCGGGGCGGCTCCTGTCCCCCCGGCAGCTGGGGTTCAGCAAACCCCAGCCACAGCCTCACGAGAGAGCCCTGCTCGTGGCCTTCTCCCGGACACAGAGGAAGGAGAACCTCTTCAAGGAGATCCGGGATAAGATTAAGTCCCTGGGCAGCCCCCTCTTCTTGGAGCCCCTCGATCCTGTCCAGGAGGCTTTCCCGAAGCGGAGGAAGAGACGGACCACCATCGCCACCCGGACTGGGGGCAGAGGCCATGGGAAGAAGGCTAAGACCCGCTGCAGCAGGAAGCCCCTGCATGTGAACTTCAAGGAACTGGGCTGGGACGACTGGATAATTGCCCCCCTGGATTACGAGGCGTATCACTGCGAGGGGGTCTGCGACTTCCCCCTACGCTCCCACCTGGAACCCACCAACCATGCCATTATCCAGACCCTGATGAACTCCATGGACCCGGAGTCCACCCCCCCCAGCTGCTGCGTGCCCTCCAAGCTCAGCCCCATCAGCATCCTATACATAGACTCTGGGAACAATGTGGTTTACAAACAGTATGAGGACATGGTCGTGGAGACGTGTGGCTGCAGGTAG